From Methanobacterium congolense, one genomic window encodes:
- a CDS encoding FprA family A-type flavoprotein — MKADAIKITDGVYWIGVRDWDLRNYHGYTVKGTTYNAYMVFGEEKVAVIDNTYPGSSAQMWGRIKDAFRQENRDFKVDVIIQNHVEKDHSGALSELCKKFPDALVYCTAVAVNGLKRHYPSLRDVDFQTVKTGDTLDLGGRTLAFVEAKMLHWPDSMFTMLMEDGILFSNDAFSQHLCFMERFSDEIPEDILMGAACKFYANLLTPLSGLILRKFDEVSKLELLDKIKLIAPAHGQIWRDPMQIIGAYTEWATGKCDDRATVVYDTMHGSTQMMAHAIAEGLMSEGVKVSMYFLHEDERSEIVRDILQSKAVLFGIPTMFNEPYPSIGDLIFYLRGLNFKMTGFKRKAVTFGSMGWSGRAVKKLADELEKCGFEVSTDYEVNYLPEKDELDKCYEIGKQLAREIKDMS, encoded by the coding sequence ATGAAAGCCGATGCAATAAAAATCACAGATGGTGTGTACTGGATTGGAGTTAGGGACTGGGATCTTAGGAACTATCATGGATACACAGTTAAGGGAACAACCTACAATGCATACATGGTTTTTGGAGAAGAGAAGGTTGCAGTTATAGACAACACCTATCCTGGAAGCTCAGCACAAATGTGGGGACGGATTAAGGATGCTTTCCGTCAGGAGAACAGGGATTTCAAGGTGGACGTTATAATCCAGAACCACGTTGAGAAGGATCACAGCGGTGCCCTTTCAGAGCTGTGCAAAAAATTCCCTGATGCACTTGTATACTGCACTGCAGTGGCTGTTAACGGATTGAAAAGACATTATCCCTCACTCCGGGATGTTGATTTCCAAACTGTTAAAACAGGTGACACACTGGATCTTGGTGGTAGAACCCTTGCATTTGTTGAGGCCAAGATGCTTCACTGGCCTGACAGCATGTTCACCATGCTCATGGAGGATGGAATCCTCTTCTCAAATGATGCCTTCAGCCAGCACCTCTGTTTCATGGAGAGGTTCAGTGATGAAATACCTGAAGACATTCTCATGGGTGCAGCGTGCAAGTTTTATGCTAACCTATTAACCCCACTTTCAGGATTGATACTGCGAAAATTCGATGAAGTAAGTAAATTGGAATTGTTGGATAAAATAAAGTTAATTGCACCTGCACATGGTCAAATCTGGAGGGATCCTATGCAGATAATAGGTGCCTACACTGAATGGGCAACTGGAAAATGCGATGATAGGGCAACCGTTGTCTACGATACAATGCACGGCTCAACCCAGATGATGGCCCATGCAATTGCAGAAGGCCTTATGAGTGAAGGTGTGAAGGTTTCAATGTACTTCCTCCATGAGGATGAGAGAAGTGAGATAGTCAGGGACATACTCCAGAGCAAGGCTGTGCTCTTTGGAATTCCAACCATGTTCAACGAACCCTACCCAAGTATTGGAGACCTCATATTCTACCTCAGGGGTTTGAACTTCAAAATGACTGGCTTTAAAAGGAAGGCTGTAACCTTCGGTTCAATGGGATGGAGCGGTAGAGCTGTGAAGAAACTTGCAGATGAACTTGAAAAATGTGGATTTGAAGTTTCCACAGACTACGAAGTGAACTACCTCCCTGAAAAAGATGAACTGGACAAGTGCTACGAAATTGGAAAACAACTGGCCAGAGAAATTAAGGACATGAGCTGA
- a CDS encoding CBS domain-containing protein, with amino-acid sequence MLEKIKVKDVMTEGVITVPPTEDVVFAFEKLMKHKVSSLPVVDDDKLVGIVTATDLGHNLILDKYELGTTVEKVMVKDVICVDPENSLLDTVKAMNEHGAEGDIINQLIVMEDKQIKGIISDGDIIRAIKV; translated from the coding sequence ATGTTGGAAAAGATAAAAGTTAAGGATGTAATGACTGAGGGTGTTATAACAGTTCCACCAACTGAGGATGTTGTTTTTGCCTTTGAAAAACTCATGAAACACAAGGTAAGCTCTTTACCTGTTGTTGATGATGATAAACTCGTTGGAATAGTAACAGCAACTGATCTTGGCCACAACCTAATACTCGACAAGTACGAACTGGGAACAACGGTTGAGAAAGTCATGGTGAAGGATGTTATATGTGTGGATCCAGAAAATAGCCTTTTAGATACTGTCAAGGCCATGAATGAGCATGGTGCTGAGGGAGATATTATAAACCAGCTCATAGTTATGGAAGATAAACAGATAAAGGGTATAATCTCAGATGGAGATATAATAAGAGCTATAAAAGTTTAA
- a CDS encoding aminotransferase-like domain-containing protein — protein sequence MKDLFADRMSKVPRSFVREILKVTEDSDIISFGGGLPNPKSFPHKEIAEVASEVLKYESSEALQYSTTEGYKPLREYIAQRYLKNGLKVDADEILITNGSQQGLDLVGKVFLNRDDGVIVERPTYLAAIQAFGMYEPKFHSVKLMDDGPDTPALEKLLKNGDSKIFYCVPNFQNPSGISYSEEKRKEVAGIIQENNAVLVEDNPYGEIRFMGRNLPPIKKFLPDSVLLGSFSKIVAPGIRLGWVVAGEEVMDKLVTAKQASDLHSNYLAQRMVHRFLTEYDVEKHLNKIRSMYRMQRDVMVNSIEEYFPEGVTCTKPEGGMFLWVTLPEGVSSMELFDLAIKENVAFVPGEAFYADDPEINTMRLNFSNSDEKSIVEGIKRLSNALEKIL from the coding sequence ATGAAAGATTTATTTGCAGATAGAATGTCAAAGGTTCCAAGATCCTTTGTTAGAGAAATATTGAAGGTTACAGAGGATTCTGATATCATATCCTTTGGTGGTGGACTTCCAAACCCTAAATCATTTCCACATAAGGAAATTGCAGAAGTTGCATCGGAAGTTTTAAAGTACGAAAGCAGTGAAGCCTTACAGTACAGTACAACAGAGGGTTACAAACCCCTGAGAGAGTACATTGCTCAGAGGTATCTTAAAAATGGTTTGAAGGTGGATGCTGATGAAATATTAATAACCAACGGTTCTCAGCAGGGACTGGATCTCGTTGGCAAGGTTTTCCTCAACAGGGACGATGGTGTGATCGTGGAACGTCCCACCTACCTTGCAGCTATCCAGGCCTTTGGAATGTACGAACCCAAGTTTCATTCTGTGAAACTCATGGACGACGGCCCAGATACCCCTGCCCTTGAAAAGCTTTTGAAAAATGGGGACTCCAAGATCTTCTACTGCGTTCCCAACTTCCAGAATCCCAGCGGAATAAGCTACTCTGAGGAGAAGAGAAAGGAAGTTGCAGGGATAATCCAGGAAAATAATGCTGTTCTTGTTGAGGACAATCCCTATGGCGAGATCAGATTTATGGGCAGAAATTTGCCCCCAATTAAAAAGTTTTTACCGGATTCTGTGCTTCTGGGTTCATTCTCAAAGATCGTTGCCCCTGGAATTCGCCTGGGATGGGTTGTGGCAGGAGAAGAAGTTATGGACAAACTGGTTACAGCCAAACAGGCCTCGGATCTTCATTCAAACTACCTGGCCCAGAGGATGGTGCACCGCTTCCTAACAGAATACGATGTTGAGAAGCATCTCAATAAAATAAGGAGCATGTACCGGATGCAGCGGGACGTCATGGTCAATTCCATAGAGGAGTACTTTCCCGAGGGTGTCACCTGCACAAAACCTGAGGGAGGAATGTTTCTCTGGGTGACACTGCCTGAAGGTGTTTCTTCAATGGAGCTCTTTGACCTTGCAATAAAAGAGAATGTTGCATTCGTTCCAGGAGAAGCATTTTATGCGGACGATCCTGAAATCAACACCATGAGGTTGAACTTCTCAAATTCAGATGAAAAAAGTATAGTTGAAGGTATTAAAAGACTTTCAAATGCACTTGAAAAAATTTTATAA
- a CDS encoding sugar phosphate nucleotidyltransferase produces MLKAVIMAGGKGTRLRPLTFTRPKPMIPLVNRPIIQHTVERLKSMGFKDIVMTLNYRSDNVKEHFQDGSSMGVNINYSVEESPQGTGGSVLKAKKCIKETFLVLSGDVISNVNFKDVLKFHKDKGAVATLVLTPVEDPSHFGIAVLDEDSRITNYLEKPSADEVFSNIANTGIYIFEPEIFNFFDEKKGEIDFSNEIFPRLIEEDAGIYGYVFDGYWNDVGRPETYLKATYDILNRKIHQKIYKKRAKQSIGKIGNIWMGKNIHIGRKVRIEGPVVIGNNSFLDDGSKLSHGTVIGDGVYIGKNSTIQGSVILSDSVVKKNSFLSGCIIDTHCTINEHTIIEKGVVTGSRVEIGKNSVVKSSRHIKNQTNIVSDSVVDADI; encoded by the coding sequence ATGTTAAAAGCCGTGATCATGGCTGGTGGAAAGGGCACAAGACTCCGCCCTTTAACATTTACAAGACCAAAACCCATGATTCCACTTGTTAACAGGCCCATAATCCAGCATACAGTGGAAAGACTTAAATCTATGGGTTTTAAGGACATAGTAATGACCTTGAACTACAGATCAGATAATGTAAAGGAGCACTTCCAGGATGGATCCAGTATGGGGGTTAACATCAACTACTCCGTGGAAGAATCACCTCAGGGTACTGGTGGAAGTGTTTTGAAGGCTAAAAAGTGTATAAAAGAGACTTTTCTGGTTTTAAGCGGCGACGTTATAAGTAACGTTAATTTTAAGGATGTTTTAAAGTTTCACAAAGACAAAGGGGCTGTTGCAACCCTTGTTTTAACACCTGTTGAGGATCCAAGCCACTTTGGAATAGCTGTCCTTGATGAGGATTCCAGGATAACGAACTATCTTGAAAAACCATCAGCAGATGAGGTATTCAGTAACATTGCAAATACCGGCATATACATATTTGAACCTGAAATATTCAACTTCTTTGATGAGAAAAAAGGTGAAATAGACTTTTCAAATGAAATCTTTCCAAGGTTGATAGAGGAAGATGCAGGAATATATGGCTACGTCTTCGATGGTTACTGGAACGATGTTGGAAGGCCTGAAACATACCTAAAAGCCACCTACGATATTTTAAACCGCAAAATTCATCAAAAAATCTATAAAAAACGTGCAAAACAGAGCATTGGCAAAATAGGGAATATATGGATGGGTAAAAATATCCATATTGGCAGAAAAGTGCGTATAGAGGGACCCGTTGTAATTGGAAACAACTCTTTTCTTGACGATGGGAGTAAACTATCTCATGGAACCGTTATTGGAGACGGAGTCTACATAGGCAAAAACAGCACAATTCAGGGTTCCGTGATTCTTTCAGACAGTGTTGTGAAGAAAAACTCATTTTTAAGCGGATGCATCATAGACACCCACTGCACAATCAACGAACACACCATCATAGAAAAAGGGGTTGTTACAGGTAGCAGGGTTGAGATAGGGAAAAATTCAGTTGTAAAATCATCACGACACATCAAAAACCAAACAAACATAGTCTCTGATTCTGTTGTGGATGCAGACATATAA
- a CDS encoding 4Fe-4S binding protein, producing MKPRKKARSIKEELLLKCRELEVPLVGFTPVERWEKPPEELPNTFKEWIPKEFRPQSIYPEAKTVVVIGLPVQLPIVETAPSIYYHNLYNTVNALLDEKAYEISNFLTEKGYPSIYLPRDGYGDIDVLIERPLAFFSHKYAAYLAGLGSIGLNNVILTPEYGPRVRFTSIFTTAPIESEVPKINDLCTRCMRCTVECPVNAIYPQNLIKNDLKNELSDPKMDLKYFPPPMDKLKCALRSKNLRKELRAPCGICIKVCPVGEDRKVFGREDMKIYSKNEDFKVYHEAWEHVKRYGTRKKHE from the coding sequence ATGAAACCTCGCAAAAAAGCCAGATCCATTAAAGAGGAATTGCTTCTGAAGTGCAGGGAACTCGAAGTACCCCTGGTGGGATTTACACCGGTTGAAAGGTGGGAAAAACCTCCAGAAGAACTTCCAAATACCTTCAAAGAGTGGATACCCAAGGAATTCAGGCCCCAATCCATATATCCTGAGGCAAAAACTGTTGTGGTTATAGGACTGCCGGTTCAGCTCCCCATAGTTGAAACAGCACCCTCCATATATTACCATAACCTCTACAACACCGTTAACGCACTCTTGGATGAGAAGGCCTATGAGATCTCAAATTTCCTGACAGAGAAAGGTTATCCATCAATTTACCTGCCACGTGATGGTTACGGAGACATCGATGTCTTGATTGAAAGGCCCCTTGCATTTTTCTCACACAAGTATGCTGCTTACCTTGCAGGTTTAGGTTCAATTGGTCTGAACAACGTCATCCTCACTCCAGAGTACGGTCCAAGGGTCAGGTTCACATCCATTTTCACAACTGCACCTATAGAATCTGAAGTTCCAAAAATAAACGATCTTTGCACGCGTTGTATGAGATGCACTGTGGAATGCCCTGTAAATGCCATTTATCCTCAAAATCTCATAAAAAATGATTTAAAAAATGAATTAAGTGATCCAAAAATGGATTTAAAATATTTCCCACCACCCATGGACAAGTTGAAATGTGCACTGCGAAGTAAAAATCTCAGGAAGGAGTTAAGGGCTCCATGTGGCATCTGCATAAAGGTTTGTCCTGTTGGGGAGGATAGAAAGGTCTTCGGAAGGGAAGATATGAAGATCTACTCAAAAAATGAAGATTTCAAAGTTTACCATGAGGCATGGGAACATGTTAAACGTTACGGCACTAGGAAAAAACATGAATAA
- a CDS encoding alpha,alpha-trehalose-phosphate synthase (UDP-forming): MREIDRFLEDKHLMVASNRGPVEFHEMDDGNLEGRRGAGGLVSTLLPIMETVKGTWIASTMTPGDKVAAERFADGRVPVPEDEPKFWVPFVSVDPESYEDYYSVISNPLLWFVQHYMWNPPYTPEIDDKIHKAWKNGYVHVNKRFADKVVEESKLNEKEALIILQDYHLYLCPAYIREKLEDNFLSQFIHIPWPQPEYFCILPDYMKEAIVTGLLSNDIVGFHIEKYVKNFLRTCEDYADHVDFESNTVNYKGREILVKSYPISVDYEGLEELSRTEEVLKKEKTIHEIKGDSFLIYRTDRADLSKNIVRGFRAYDLFLEKHPEFHGKVKFLTTGKPTRQQIKEYRDYRMEIHKIVGHINAKYSKEGWKPIEEIFKADYLLVTAAFKHYDCLMVNPICDGMNIVSKEGSVVNENNGVLILSEHAGSYEELKEHSLNVNPFDVTQTAEALHKAVKMNESEREKRINGLKWIIKKRNIYHWITEQFNDIEEFFNNKIKE; encoded by the coding sequence TTGAGGGAGATAGATAGATTTTTAGAGGACAAACATCTCATGGTTGCATCCAACAGGGGCCCTGTGGAGTTTCATGAAATGGATGATGGGAACCTTGAAGGTCGCAGAGGAGCGGGAGGCCTTGTTTCAACCCTGCTTCCCATTATGGAAACTGTTAAGGGAACCTGGATCGCCAGTACCATGACCCCTGGAGATAAGGTTGCTGCAGAGAGATTTGCCGATGGTAGGGTTCCTGTGCCTGAGGATGAACCCAAGTTCTGGGTTCCCTTTGTCAGCGTTGATCCAGAAAGTTACGAGGATTACTACAGTGTTATAAGCAATCCTCTTCTCTGGTTCGTTCAGCATTACATGTGGAATCCTCCATACACTCCTGAAATTGATGACAAAATCCATAAGGCATGGAAAAATGGTTACGTCCATGTCAACAAACGATTTGCAGACAAGGTGGTGGAGGAGTCAAAATTAAATGAAAAGGAAGCCCTCATAATTCTTCAGGATTACCATCTGTATCTGTGTCCTGCTTACATCCGTGAGAAGCTTGAAGATAATTTTTTAAGCCAGTTCATTCACATACCATGGCCTCAACCTGAGTATTTCTGTATTTTACCAGATTACATGAAGGAAGCCATTGTAACAGGACTTCTATCCAACGACATAGTTGGTTTTCATATAGAGAAGTATGTTAAGAACTTCCTCAGGACCTGTGAAGATTATGCAGACCATGTGGACTTTGAAAGTAACACCGTCAACTACAAAGGCCGTGAAATTCTTGTGAAGAGCTATCCAATCTCTGTTGATTATGAGGGACTTGAAGAACTTTCAAGAACAGAGGAAGTTCTAAAGAAGGAAAAAACCATCCATGAGATTAAAGGGGATTCATTTCTCATCTACAGAACGGATCGTGCGGATCTCAGTAAGAATATAGTGAGGGGCTTCAGAGCCTACGATCTATTCCTTGAGAAGCATCCGGAATTCCATGGAAAGGTTAAATTTCTTACCACTGGAAAACCCACAAGACAGCAGATCAAGGAGTACAGGGATTACAGAATGGAAATTCACAAGATAGTGGGCCATATCAATGCAAAATATTCAAAGGAAGGTTGGAAGCCGATCGAAGAGATATTCAAGGCAGATTATCTCCTTGTAACTGCAGCCTTCAAACATTACGATTGTTTAATGGTGAATCCAATCTGCGATGGTATGAACATAGTTTCAAAGGAGGGTTCGGTTGTCAATGAAAACAACGGAGTTTTGATACTATCAGAACATGCTGGATCCTATGAAGAGCTTAAGGAACATTCACTCAACGTTAATCCCTTCGACGTGACCCAGACTGCTGAAGCACTGCATAAAGCAGTTAAAATGAATGAAAGTGAACGTGAAAAACGTATAAATGGTTTAAAGTGGATTATAAAGAAAAGGAACATATACCACTGGATCACAGAACAGTTCAATGATATTGAGGAGTTCTTCAACAACAAGATAAAGGAATAA
- a CDS encoding metallophosphoesterase family protein, with protein MKILAVSDIHGKYHKILNYLKSNHVDLIIIAGDITNFGPSELGEEILNEISSFNIPVLAIPGNCDQTCIYNEIDNSNAVNIHGRNVVIKDVGICGFGGSNPTPFETPLEFEEIQIYEEAKKTLERIKDQKITLFVTHAPPKDTMADLLPSGDHVGSEAVRRIIEELQPTLNICGHIHEAKGEDKIGETCIINPGQLSEGNACLIDINDSEDVTHVRHEIVDI; from the coding sequence ATGAAAATACTTGCAGTAAGCGACATACACGGTAAATACCACAAGATCTTAAATTACCTGAAATCCAACCACGTGGACCTGATAATAATTGCAGGTGACATAACCAACTTCGGACCATCTGAACTTGGAGAGGAAATACTGAATGAGATAAGTTCATTCAACATTCCAGTTCTTGCAATACCTGGTAACTGTGACCAGACCTGTATCTACAATGAAATAGATAACTCAAATGCCGTGAACATACATGGAAGAAACGTTGTCATCAAGGACGTGGGTATATGTGGTTTTGGAGGTTCCAATCCAACACCCTTTGAAACACCCCTTGAATTTGAGGAAATCCAGATATACGAAGAGGCTAAAAAAACCCTGGAGCGTATAAAAGACCAGAAGATAACCCTTTTTGTAACCCATGCTCCACCCAAGGACACCATGGCGGATCTCCTGCCATCGGGGGATCATGTTGGAAGTGAAGCTGTTAGAAGGATAATAGAGGAACTGCAGCCTACCCTGAACATATGTGGCCATATACATGAGGCAAAGGGCGAAGACAAAATTGGTGAAACATGTATCATTAATCCAGGCCAGTTATCTGAGGGAAATGCATGTTTGATAGATATAAACGATTCTGAGGACGTTACCCATGTGAGGCATGAAATCGTAGATATCTGA
- the otsB gene encoding trehalose-phosphatase: MKNLKVFERFKNDKKTVIITDVDGTISEIVPTPQEAFVSYSMKETLTGLSKKFQMVAVVSGRPVEDVKRMIGIEGLLYVGNHGMEYMKNGQIQVEEDTKRYIQRINEAACKIKEEESCNAEGVLLEDKGLCFSIHYRLCKDPNARKILLDALKDMEELKGLQIKEGRKVIEIRPPTGYDKGKILERIVKDHDVKSVIYLGDDVTDSDAFRKLNELKTQGKLDGESIIILSGEIPSRIKEEASYFLESVDDVLKFFEWLLD; the protein is encoded by the coding sequence ATGAAGAATTTAAAAGTCTTTGAAAGGTTTAAAAATGATAAAAAAACAGTCATAATAACTGATGTGGATGGAACTATAAGTGAAATAGTTCCAACACCACAGGAAGCTTTCGTATCATATTCTATGAAGGAAACTCTCACTGGATTGTCAAAAAAGTTCCAGATGGTTGCGGTTGTAAGTGGAAGACCTGTTGAAGATGTTAAACGGATGATTGGAATAGAAGGACTTTTGTACGTTGGCAACCATGGAATGGAGTACATGAAAAATGGGCAAATCCAGGTCGAGGAGGACACCAAAAGATACATCCAGCGTATAAATGAAGCAGCTTGCAAAATAAAAGAGGAAGAATCCTGCAATGCCGAAGGTGTTCTTCTAGAGGATAAAGGGCTCTGTTTTTCAATACACTACAGGCTCTGCAAAGATCCCAATGCCAGAAAAATCTTGTTGGACGCCCTTAAAGATATGGAAGAACTGAAAGGGCTTCAAATAAAAGAGGGCAGAAAAGTAATTGAGATAAGACCGCCCACAGGTTACGATAAAGGTAAGATTCTTGAAAGGATAGTCAAGGATCATGATGTAAAAAGTGTTATATATCTGGGGGATGATGTAACTGATTCAGATGCATTCAGGAAGCTGAATGAACTCAAAACCCAGGGTAAACTTGACGGTGAATCAATAATAATTCTTTCAGGTGAAATACCCTCTAGAATTAAGGAAGAAGCTTCTTACTTCCTTGAAAGTGTGGATGATGTCCTGAAATTTTTTGAATGGCTCTTGGATTGA
- a CDS encoding inorganic phosphate transporter — translation MELLLIIGIVTAVYMAFNIAANDIGNSMGTVVGSGALKMRNALILGALFEFIGALFLGSNVIKTVGSGIVPPEFMTTLGAFVITLAAGIWITITLIKKIPISGSDAIVSSVLGYGIAYAGLHNLNLVTAGYIALSWLTSPLIGLVTGFLVYFTMKKLLLKPGKRKISYKDRLEKVFSYLQIGSSSLAALSVGAIDIAAATGALYVTVGSSMGFSIKFLGALGLVFGILIAGNRITDTIGRRITELVPTRGFSAQISAGTITLLFASYGMPISPTQTLVGSVIGVGLARGTSTVKLDVIKHIASTWIFTIPACILISASLYFLMSYLIGVIG, via the coding sequence ATGGAACTCCTGCTGATCATCGGTATCGTGACTGCTGTTTACATGGCCTTCAACATTGCAGCAAACGATATTGGAAACTCGATGGGCACTGTTGTTGGAAGTGGTGCCCTTAAAATGAGGAATGCACTTATATTAGGGGCTTTATTTGAATTTATCGGGGCTCTGTTCCTTGGGAGTAATGTGATAAAAACTGTGGGCAGCGGAATTGTGCCTCCTGAGTTCATGACCACTCTTGGTGCCTTTGTTATAACCCTTGCTGCAGGAATCTGGATAACCATAACCCTTATAAAAAAAATACCAATATCTGGATCCGATGCCATTGTAAGTTCTGTTTTGGGTTATGGAATCGCATACGCAGGATTGCACAACCTGAATCTGGTTACGGCAGGTTACATAGCACTCAGCTGGCTCACATCACCACTCATCGGCCTTGTAACTGGTTTTTTAGTTTACTTCACAATGAAGAAGCTGCTTTTAAAACCTGGAAAGCGGAAAATTTCATACAAGGACAGGCTTGAGAAGGTTTTTTCTTATCTGCAGATAGGAAGTTCTTCACTGGCAGCTTTAAGCGTTGGTGCAATAGATATTGCTGCTGCAACAGGTGCATTGTACGTTACTGTAGGCAGTAGTATGGGGTTTTCAATAAAATTTTTGGGTGCCCTGGGCCTTGTATTTGGAATTTTAATTGCAGGAAATCGTATAACTGATACTATAGGTCGTAGGATCACTGAACTCGTTCCAACACGGGGTTTTTCAGCCCAGATTTCAGCCGGAACAATAACCCTACTTTTTGCATCCTATGGAATGCCAATATCACCTACACAAACCCTTGTGGGCTCTGTTATAGGTGTTGGACTTGCCAGGGGGACTTCAACTGTGAAATTAGACGTTATAAAACATATAGCGAGCACATGGATATTCACTATCCCCGCATGTATTCTGATCTCTGCATCCCTCTACTTTTTAATGTCTTATTTAATTGGAGTTATTGGATAA
- a CDS encoding VOC family protein, with amino-acid sequence MEIKYVCPLITVADIVKSREFYENILKQEVEVDHGANIAFKGGFAIHDAEHFQGLTGHFIPSKTHSSKDFMELYFESEEIEKLEEKLGSLNIEFVHGIVEQPWGQRVMRFYDPDNYIIEVGEPLDAVVKRMVQEGLTEEEITEKSSIPLEFVQMMLK; translated from the coding sequence ATGGAAATTAAATACGTGTGTCCACTAATAACAGTAGCAGATATTGTTAAGTCCCGAGAATTTTATGAAAATATCTTAAAACAGGAAGTAGAGGTAGATCACGGTGCAAATATTGCCTTCAAGGGTGGTTTTGCCATTCATGATGCGGAACATTTTCAGGGCTTAACAGGCCATTTCATTCCAAGCAAAACACATTCTTCAAAGGATTTTATGGAATTGTATTTTGAATCAGAGGAAATTGAAAAACTGGAGGAAAAATTAGGGTCTTTGAATATTGAATTTGTTCATGGGATCGTGGAACAGCCGTGGGGGCAGAGGGTGATGAGATTTTATGACCCTGACAATTACATAATTGAAGTTGGAGAGCCTCTTGATGCTGTGGTGAAACGAATGGTCCAAGAGGGATTGACTGAGGAAGAGATCACAGAAAAATCATCAATACCCCTTGAATTTGTTCAGATGATGCTGAAATAA
- a CDS encoding 2-phosphoglycerate kinase: MIMVEGEVTGKKYREPFSKGVLARSLTRAEMDPNKAYTFASKIEAHLRDEGVSVIDLNDLIVIVREKLKEEDEQIAEKYGMWKRIRKCKEPLIILIGGASGVGTSSIAFEVANRLGIRNMISTDMIREVMRKIVSKELLPTIYESSYTAYRSLRIPPPPELDEVLIGFRDHVDTVSIGVEAVIERALTEGISIVIEGVHIVPGFIRDDLVNRNNVAMFVLTLHDEEVHKGRFYSRCRQMWARRPLKRYMNYFGAIRRTHKYFESQANKNHIPVIENIDVTTTIDSIIEDITKTYGSEEDVGKDKS, encoded by the coding sequence ATGATTATGGTTGAAGGAGAAGTAACCGGTAAAAAATATAGGGAACCCTTTTCAAAGGGAGTTCTTGCCAGGTCACTAACCAGGGCAGAGATGGATCCAAACAAGGCCTACACCTTCGCATCCAAGATAGAGGCTCACCTTAGGGATGAAGGCGTCAGTGTCATAGATTTAAATGATCTCATCGTGATCGTACGTGAAAAGTTAAAGGAAGAAGATGAACAGATAGCTGAAAAGTACGGAATGTGGAAAAGGATTAGAAAATGTAAAGAACCCCTCATAATACTTATCGGAGGAGCCTCAGGTGTTGGAACATCTTCAATTGCATTTGAAGTTGCAAATCGCCTTGGAATAAGGAACATGATAAGTACTGATATGATAAGGGAAGTAATGCGTAAAATCGTTTCCAAGGAACTTCTTCCAACCATTTACGAGTCAAGCTACACAGCTTACCGTTCCCTTAGGATACCACCGCCACCCGAACTCGACGAGGTTCTCATAGGATTCAGGGACCACGTTGATACTGTAAGTATAGGTGTGGAAGCTGTTATTGAAAGGGCCCTGACGGAGGGTATAAGTATTGTTATAGAGGGAGTTCACATAGTCCCTGGCTTTATAAGGGATGATCTTGTAAACAGGAATAACGTTGCAATGTTCGTTTTAACACTGCACGATGAAGAGGTCCATAAAGGCAGATTTTACTCTCGATGCAGACAGATGTGGGCTAGAAGACCACTTAAACGTTATATGAACTATTTTGGAGCCATAAGAAGAACACATAAATATTTCGAAAGTCAGGCAAATAAGAATCATATTCCTGTCATTGAAAACATTGATGTTACAACAACGATAGACTCCATAATAGAGGATATTACAAAGACCTATGGAAGTGAAGAAGATGTTGGAAAAGATAAAAGTTAA